From the genome of Cryptococcus tetragattii IND107 chromosome 8, whole genome shotgun sequence, one region includes:
- a CDS encoding protein BFR2, whose protein sequence is MSGLSLAQQLKQLHSNNQSVPDPENAYSNLDSHDIQRKGDEGREHYVDVGPSRLRMELGGTGGGTLTGPKYEGVKTGRMKIFDDDDDEESGGEEGSEGAGDEDDDEDEEEDEGDFDEEEDEEDDEDDEDEEDEDEEEEEEEQTLSRINGPKQALDPVASLRNSRLKDIEKGQAIRKQKALFESLITLRITFQKALTASNTIPITLPEDPENELASKKASILKSLGELNERLFTLRKSITLPGESEEEVSLGKRKRDEGDDVQGEAYWIEAAKESLDIADRSHSQLLPILNKWSSKIQAASLQLGSKQAGGSKFLQQMKNGAGGVVEAIESGINSKREAEKTLMESEETGYRALLREVIESRSGSGPAADLTHLRREKKKKREAERGGSKGRKLRYTVHEKAQNFLVPIPLSQGWHEEQVDELFSSLFGGVGMKGATSEKTVGLDVGNADEGLAELGGLRVF, encoded by the exons ATGTCCGGCCTTTCACTCGCCCAACAGCTCAAGCAGCTCCATTCCAATAACCAATCTGTCCCGGATCCCGAAAACGCCTATTCCAACCTCGACTCACACGATATTCAGCGAAAGGGCGATGAAGGACGAGAACACTATGTTGACGTGGGACCATCTAGACTGAGGATGGAGCTCGGAGGGACTGGCGGTGGGACTTTGACAGGACCAAAGTACGAAGGTGTGAAGActgggaggatgaagatttttgacgatgatgatgatgaggaaagtGGAGGCGAGGAGGGCAGTGAGGGTgcgggagatgaggatgatgatgaagatgaagaggaggatgaaggagattttgatgaggaagaagacgaggaagatgatgaggatgatgaagacgaagaggatgaggatgaggaagaggaagaggaggagcagacCCTTTCTCGAATCAACGGCCCAAAGCAAGCGCTTGACCCCGTCGCTTCTCTCAGGAATTCTCGTCTTAAAGACAtagaaaaaggtcaagcCATCCGAAAGCAAAAG GCTCTCTTTGAATCCCTCATCACTCTCCGTATCACTTTCCAAAAAGCGCTCACTGCTTCCAACACTATCCCCATCACCCTTCCCGAAGACCCTGAAAACGAACTCGCTTCCAAAAAGGCATCCATCCTTAAGAGTCTCGGCGAACTCAATGAACGACTCTTTACATTGAGAAAATCTATCACTTTGCCTGGAGaatcagaagaggaggtttCGCTCGgcaagagaaaaagggacgAGGGTGACGATGTTCAAGGGGAAGCATATTGGATAGAAGCTGCCAAGGAATCATTGGATATTGCCGACAG ATCCCATTCCCAACTCTTACCCATCCTCAATAAATGGTCAAGCAAAATTCAAGCGGCCTCATTACAGCTCGGCTCAAAACAAGCGGGTGGAAGCAAGTTCCTTCAACAGATGAAGAACGGTGCTGGCGGCGTTGTTGAAGCTATCGAATCTGGTATCAACAGCAAG CGCGAGGCTGAAAAGACATTGatggagagtgaagagacTGGGTATCGAGCTCTACTTCGTGAAGTTATCGAGTCTCGATCTGGTTCTGGTCCTGCTGCCGACTTGACTcatttgagaagagagaagaagaagaagcgagaggCTGAGCGTGGTGGTAgtaaaggaaggaagcttCG TTATACTGTGCATGAAAAAGCGCAAAACTTTCTTGTGCCCATTCCCCTTTCTCAAGGATGGCATGAAGAGCAAGTGGATGAGCTTTTTTCAAGTCTGTTTGGCGGTGTAGGCATGAAGGGTGCAACATCTGAAAAAACTGTAGGCTTGGATGTTGGCAATGCAGATGAGGGGCTGGCAGAGCTTGGAGGTTTGAGAGTATTCTAG